A portion of the Selenomonadales bacterium genome contains these proteins:
- a CDS encoding peptide chain release factor N(5)-glutamine methyltransferase, with translation DLYAPVDGSFDAILSNPPYIPVRDMAGLSPEVKQEPEMALVGGVDGLDFYRRLIDEAPRYLKEDGIVLFEVGIHQAQDVAELGKARGFRTQRILPDYAGIDRVVVLSDLDKAVKA, from the coding sequence GACCTCTATGCGCCTGTCGATGGATCGTTCGATGCCATTTTATCGAATCCGCCGTATATTCCCGTGCGCGACATGGCAGGCCTCTCTCCCGAAGTGAAGCAGGAGCCTGAGATGGCTCTCGTCGGCGGTGTGGACGGGCTCGATTTTTATCGCCGATTGATCGATGAGGCACCGCGCTATTTAAAAGAAGACGGTATCGTCTTGTTCGAAGTCGGTATCCATCAAGCACAGGATGTAGCCGAGCTTGGCAAAGCGCGCGGATTCCGTACGCAGAGGATACTGCCCGACTATGCGGGCATCGACCGTGTCGTCGTGCTGTCCGATCTCGATAAGGCGGTGAAAGCATGA